Proteins found in one Stigmatopora nigra isolate UIUO_SnigA chromosome 15, RoL_Snig_1.1, whole genome shotgun sequence genomic segment:
- the LOC144208890 gene encoding apoptosis regulator BAX-like, with protein sequence MAAHAGREGQGDTTEQIVELGTTLLKDFIYERIRRYADHTTEVTRAQLGGTEICNPTEKKLAACLQEIGDVLDGNMELQSMINCSTLSPTKEVFVKVAIEIFADGKFNWGRVVTLFYFACRLIIKALMSSLPDIIQTIIDWTIGYIREHLLHWIREQGGWEGMRSFFGTPGWQVAGVVLAGVITFAFVVRKI encoded by the exons ATGGCAGCTCACGCCGGAAGAGAGGGACAAG gagaCACCACCGAGCAGATTGTGGAACTGGGCACTACTCTCTTAAAAGA TTTCATTTACGAGCGAATCCGTCGGTACGCCGACCATACAACCGAGGTGACCCGAGCCCAGTTGGGCGGGACTGAGATATGCAACCCCACGGAAAAAAAGCTGGCCGCTTGCCTGCAGGAGATCGGAGACGTGCTGGATGGCAACATGGAGCTTCAGAG TATGATCAACTGCTCCACGTTGAGTCCCACCAAAGAGGTGTTTGTGAAGGTGGCCATTGAGATCTTCGCCGACGGAAAGTTCAACTGGGGCCGAGTGGTCACCCTCTTTTACTTTGCCTGTCGACTCATTATCAAA GCTCTCATGAGCAGTCTTCCCGACATCATCCAAACTATCATCGACTGGACCATCGGCTACATCCGTGAGCACCTTCTCCATTGGATCAGGGAGCAAGGAGGCTGG gAGGGTATGCGCTCCTTTTTTGGAACTCCCGGATGGCAAGTGGCGGGCGTGGTCCTGGCCGGGGTCATCACCTTTGCCTTTGTGGTTCGTAAAATTTGA
- the map3k14a gene encoding mitogen-activated protein kinase kinase kinase 14, with translation MAVRQRIFNSTAPFCGSALSDLKASYPKCVVAEKGTQQQQHHHQLQQKQQQPGEEEEEEEEQWKSSKVDYIARLSPLLNKVLTQGTAEQVGQTPLKSSPFVAQAECETQDSQEFSPSCFERSYVPTSASLQPEHNNVACPTTASVHGAAPLGLRKKPRKRVKRKGRKKVTWEEKKEGAEQRARCPTVSSGVPEQESGSSLLHIRHHLPEERRHPLSPSCCGSLEEGDVVPPLYSTRAYDVPAWPEAFGSDPCGFRSYAADSDSLSSAGDCSLALIGLRGSVSQGDPCYAGPLFKEVQRATWEEEEDADEWQSLRNEGIIFYNQNFQPVDSEYKEGREFVLSQFIKDGSYGQVHSARDVNTGFKFAVKKIALKRFNSEEASTWSALRSPRILELFGIIRDGPYVFFLMDHKSGSLGQLIMRRGRLPEDRSLYYLLQVATALEYLAKKRVVHLDVKADNVLLSEDGGESFLCDFGHAERLDIFGQSLTQSRELKGTETHMAPEMVRGEPRGAKADVWSSCCMLLHMLNGCQPWTRYYTCRLFLKIANEPPPLREIPPDCGPLTARVIQAGLRKDPGERASASEIKEHVARAFHQVGGLRSPWSTPYTEPLFLVTQPPDPPPAKSQEYVETEDNSHEDGDSVREPRTLLDAENSKKNDDAVPELELRKLERDFYLSSLSQLHSAEIQEQLLSCLSSDAYSNWDPWDKKDSGRWSLNPGSDCSSGVCSDMGQLDGQQNVSLDLVGHSPPQPCCFQDIQKQTVACHPGSGVDVCIRDFNGKSIHIRETRRVKVGHIATGISDQISERVFTLEMQPGQTVAHNVEVQESGLKLRCVPAPDFSVSWRWRIRDGVLENR, from the exons ATGGCGGTAAGGCAGAGGATCTTCAACTCCACCGCCCCATTTTGCGGGTCAGCGCTGTCTGACCTGAAGGCTTCGTACCCGAAATGCGTGGTGGCGGAGAAAGGgacgcagcagcagcagcaccaccACCAGCTCCAACAAAAGCAGCAACAGCCtggggaagaagaggaggaggaggaagagcaaTGGAAAAGCTCCAAAGTGGACTACATTGCTCGTCTGAGCCCCCTTTTGAATAAAGTGCTGACTCAGGGCACAGCCGAGCAAGTGGGCCAAACGCCCCTGAAGAGCTCCCCCTTCGTCGCGCAGGCCGAAT GTGAAACTCAGGATTCCCAGGAGTTTAGCCCGTCCTGCTTCGAACGTTCCTACGTACCCACCTCCGCCAG TCTGCAGCCGGAGCACAACAATGTGGCGTGTCCGACCACGGCCTCCGTCCATGGCGCCGCCCCGCTCGGCCTGAGGAAAAAGCCACGCAAAAGGGTTAAGCGCAAAGGCCGGAAAAAAGTCACCTGGGAGGAGAAGAAAGAGGGGGCGGAGCAACGTGCCAGATGTCCGACAGTGTCTTCTGGAGTTCCTGAGCAGGAGAGTGGCAGCTCCCTGTTGCATATTCGG CATCATTTACCGGAAGAAAGACGGCACCCCCTCAGTCCCTCGTGCTGCGGGAGTTTGGAAGAGGGGGACGTGGTGCCCCCTCTCTACAGCACCCGGGCATACGACGTGCCAGCCTGGCCCGAGGCGTTCGGGTCTGACCCGTGCGGCTTTCGCTCCTACGCGGCGGACAGCGACTCGCTCAGCAGCGCCGGCGACTGCTCGCTGGCCCTCATTGGGTTGCGAGGTAGCGTCAGCCAGGGCGACCCATGCTACGCTGGGCCCCTCTTCAAAGAGGTGCAGCGCGCCAcctgggaggaggaggaggatgcagACGAGTGGCAGTCCCTCCGCAATGAGGGGATCATTTTTTATAATCAA AATTTCCAGCCCGTCGATTCCGAGTATAAAGAAGGGAGGGAGTTTGTACTGTCCCAGTTTATCAAAGACGGCTCCTACGGCCAAGTTCACAGCGCTCGAGATGTCAACACGGGCTTTAAGTTTGCTGTGAAAAAG atCGCCCTGAAGAGGTTCAACAGCGAGGAGGCGAGCACGTGGAGTGCCCTCCGATCCCCTCGCATTTTGGAGCTCTTTGGAATTATTCGAGACGGGccttacgttttttttctcatggacCACAAATCTG GGTCACTAGGTCAGCTGATAATGCGACGCGGGCGGCTGCCAGAGGACCGGAGCCTCTACTACCTGTTGCAAGTGGCAACGGCGTTGGAGTACTTGGCCAAGAAGAGAGTGGTACATCTCGATGTTAAAG CCGACAACGTGTTGCTGTCCGAGGACGGCGGAGAGTCCTTCCTGTGCGACTTTGGCCACGCCGAAAGATTGGACATTTTCGGGCAGAGTCTCACCCAGTCCCGAG AGCTGAAAGGTACCGAGACGCACATGGCCCCCGAGATGGTGAGGGGTGAACCCCGTGGAGCCAAAGCAGATGTGTGGAGCAGCTGCTGCATGTTATTGCACATGCTGAACGGGTGTCAACCTTGGACCAGATATTATACCTGTAGACTCTTCCTCAAG ATCGCCAACGAGCCGCCGCCGCTCCGAGAGATACCGCCGGACTGCGGGCCGCTGACAGCGCGGGTGATCCAGGCGGGACTTCGGAAGGATCCTGGCGAGAGAGCGTCGGCCAGTGAAATAAAGGAACACGTGGCCAGAGCGTTCCATCAAG TTGGCGGACTCAGAAGCCCATGGAGCACGCCGTACACAGAGCCCCTCTTTTTGGTCACCCAACCTCCTGATCCCCCGCCGGCGAAGAGCCAAGAATATGTGGAGACTGAAGACAACAGCCATGAAGACGGGGACAGCGTCCGGGAACCGAGAACCCTATTGGACGCAGAgaactcaaaaaaaaacgacgacGCAGTCCCGGAACTGGAGTTGCGTAAACTGGAGCGAG ATTTCTACCTGAGCAGTCTTTCCCAGCTTCATTCTGCAGAAATCCAGGAGCAACTCTTGTCCTGTCTTAGCAGTGATGCATACTCCAACTGGGATCCCTGGGACAAAAAG GACTCGGGCCGCTGGTCGCTAAACCCCGGCTCCGACTGCAGCTCGGGCGTCTGCTCCGACATGGGCCAGTTGGACGGGCAGCAGAATGTCAGTCTGGATCTTGTGGGTCACTCGCCGCCTCAACCCTGCTGCTTCCAAG ATATTCAAAAACAAACGGTAGCATGTCACCCGGGCTCGGGGGTAGACGTCTGCATTCGAGACTTCAACGGGAAAAGCATCCACATCCGAGAAACGCGGCGGGTGAAGGTGGGCCACATCGCCACCGGCATCAGCGATCAG ATCTCTGAGAGAGTTTTCACCTTGGAGATGCAACCGGGACAAACTGTGGCTCACAATGTGGAAGTGCAAGAGTCGGGCCTGAAGCTCCGCTGCGTCCCGGCTCCGGACTTTTCCGTCTCTTGGAGGTGGCGGATCCGAGATGGAGTGCTAGAAAacagatga